The following proteins come from a genomic window of Corynebacterium hansenii:
- a CDS encoding glutamate synthase subunit beta encodes MADPKGFMKHRREEPAHRPVPLRLMDWKEVHEHPAPGHIETQATRCMDCGVPFCHAACPLGNIIPEWNDLVRQDRWREAFDRLHATNNFPEFTGRLCPAPCEGGCVLAINDDAVTVKDIELAIAERGFEEGWVQPIPPSFDTGQSVAVIGSGPAGLAAAQQLTRAGHAVTVFERDDKPGGLMRYGVPDYKMEARFLDRRLEQMEAEGTVFRCGISPSAADLADFDAVVLATGATLPRDLPVDGRDLDGIHQAMEYLPHANRVAAGDAEVPEIDARGKRVVVIGGGDTGIDCFGTALRQGAASVTQFDIRPRAPRSRAASTPWPMYPLVWRVATAHEEGEYVISGSEPPEVTAALGLDARVSGETLGKRVFNANTVSFHGEDGRVTGISANEVAVVEGRRVPMKGTDFDIDADLVLIALGFTGPERGGIVAELGVVFDERGRMVRDGDYRATLEPDALYDGSFTGPVFVAGDNGRGASLIVWAIAEGRACAEAVDRHLMGESNLPRAVEPADMPIGV; translated from the coding sequence ATGGCTGATCCCAAGGGATTCATGAAGCACCGCCGCGAGGAGCCGGCCCACCGCCCCGTGCCCCTGCGGCTGATGGACTGGAAGGAAGTCCACGAGCACCCGGCGCCCGGGCACATCGAGACCCAGGCGACCCGCTGCATGGACTGCGGCGTGCCGTTCTGCCACGCCGCGTGCCCGCTGGGCAACATCATCCCGGAGTGGAACGACCTGGTGCGGCAGGACCGGTGGCGCGAGGCGTTCGACCGCCTGCACGCGACGAACAACTTCCCGGAGTTCACCGGCCGCCTGTGCCCGGCGCCGTGCGAGGGCGGCTGCGTCCTGGCCATCAACGATGACGCGGTGACCGTCAAGGACATCGAGCTGGCCATCGCCGAGCGCGGCTTCGAGGAGGGCTGGGTTCAGCCGATCCCGCCGAGCTTCGACACCGGCCAGTCGGTCGCGGTGATCGGTTCCGGGCCGGCCGGCCTGGCCGCCGCCCAGCAGTTGACCCGCGCCGGGCATGCGGTGACGGTCTTCGAGCGCGACGACAAGCCCGGCGGGCTGATGCGCTACGGCGTGCCGGACTACAAGATGGAGGCCCGGTTCCTCGACCGCCGCCTGGAGCAGATGGAGGCCGAGGGCACCGTGTTCCGCTGCGGCATCTCGCCGAGCGCCGCTGATCTGGCGGACTTCGACGCGGTGGTGCTGGCCACGGGTGCCACGCTGCCGCGCGACCTGCCCGTCGACGGCCGCGACCTGGACGGCATCCACCAGGCGATGGAGTACCTGCCGCACGCCAACCGCGTGGCGGCCGGCGACGCCGAGGTGCCGGAGATCGACGCCCGGGGCAAGCGCGTGGTGGTCATCGGCGGCGGCGACACCGGCATCGACTGCTTCGGCACCGCCCTGCGCCAGGGCGCGGCGTCGGTCACGCAGTTCGACATCCGCCCGCGGGCCCCGCGCTCGCGTGCGGCGTCGACCCCGTGGCCGATGTACCCGCTGGTCTGGCGCGTGGCCACGGCGCACGAGGAAGGCGAGTACGTCATCTCCGGTTCGGAGCCGCCGGAGGTCACCGCGGCGCTGGGCCTGGATGCGCGGGTGTCCGGCGAGACGCTGGGCAAGCGCGTGTTCAACGCCAACACGGTGTCCTTCCACGGCGAGGACGGGCGAGTCACCGGCATCTCGGCCAACGAGGTCGCCGTCGTCGAGGGCCGCCGCGTGCCCATGAAGGGCACCGACTTCGACATCGACGCCGATCTGGTGCTCATCGCGCTGGGCTTCACCGGCCCCGAGCGCGGCGGGATCGTCGCCGAGCTGGGCGTCGTGTTCGACGAGCGCGGCCGCATGGTCCGCGACGGCGACTACAGGGCGACGCTCGAGCCGGACGCGCTTTACGACGGCTCGTTCACCGGCCCCGTGTTCGTCGCGGGGGACAACGGCCGGGGCGCCAGCCTGATCGTGTGGGCCATCGCCGAGGGCCGCGCCTGCGCCGAGGCGGTGGACCGCCACCTGATGGGCGAGTCGAATCTGCCGCGTGCGGTGGAGCCGGCGGACATGCCCATCGGCGTGTAG